ATCGGCCCGCATAGGGTCGCCGACACGCACTCTGGCAATGCCGCCGCGTCCGTCTTGGCGCCGGCGACCACACCAAAGGTGGTGGTGCCCTCAGACACCGGCACGATCTTAGATGGCTCCTGGCTGGAACACGGTGCGTTGGAGGCGGTGCTGTGGAGCTGCGCGACGCAGTCGGCGCCGTGGAGGTCGGCGGCCAGGGGAACGCTGAAGGCTCCGGTGCCGTCGAGGCCGCCCACCGCCTTGCTCTCATAGTCGCCGTGGAGATTCTTACACTTGATCGCCACCTGGAGACCTGAGGTACGTTGATGGCAATGGAGTAGGACAACCATGAGCTGGTCTCCATCGTCTATGCATTGACATTTATATAGTACTACTACCACTGAGCTTCAAGCTAGCTTACCTTTGAAAGCTTCCTCGGCCTTGATGTTCTTCCTGGTGCAGTCGGCGCACTTGGCCAGACCGACGACGACGGACGCCGCCTCAGCGTTGGCGACGGCGATCACCAGCAGGAGGCCGAGGACGAGCGCTCTCGGAGCTGCCATGTCTGAACCTCTACCACTCGCTTGCCTGTGAAGTAGCTGATCGATGGGTGGATGGATGAATGGAACAGGCGACGCATGGCTTATATAGGCCTCGGCATTGATCGATACAGCTCGATGGATGATCTGGCTGCATGCATGCTCGAAGCTCCACGGGTGGTGGTGGGCGGCGAAGTGATGCGTGACAAGGAGAGGCCGGCTAACTCGCCGAAATTTCAGATGGCGAAGTTAATACGGTGATGGACTTGGTAGGCACCACACGCAGACGCAGGCACCGTGTCTCGCGGCATGCACTTGCGCGCGCGTACATCCACGGCATGCAGCGTGAGTTAGAAGCAGTAGTATCCTATTGGTGCTCTGTGGTACATCTGGTGTTGGATCGACATCAGAATGGCTGTAAAGTGCATGTCCGTTTCGGGGAGTAGTGTGAGTGGTACTTTGTTGTTCATAACTGGAAAGACGGTAGGAGTACTCCAAACGGACTGCTGTTGGATGGATCCACCGATCCACGGTTTCTTCTCAACCCACACTAGCATACCCCATGCGTCCGCATTCACGCAACGTCTactgtaaactactccctccgttcctttctagagatttcaacaagtgactacatacggagcaaaatgagtgaatctacactctaaaacatacgaatgtagacatgttttagagtagACATGTATGtagc
The window above is part of the Triticum aestivum cultivar Chinese Spring chromosome 2A, IWGSC CS RefSeq v2.1, whole genome shotgun sequence genome. Proteins encoded here:
- the LOC123187199 gene encoding proline-rich protein 4, which produces MAAPRALVLGLLLVIAVANAEAASVVVGLAKCADCTRKNIKAEEAFKGLQVAIKCKNLHGDYESKAVGGLDGTGAFSVPLAADLHGADCVAQLHSTASNAPCSSQEPSKIVPVSEGTTTFGVVAGAKTDAAALPECVSATLCGPIKKHIIEHFHHKKLVPPKPEPKPQPHPDYHPVPKPEPKPQPHPDYHPVPPTPTYGGGGGGYHGHR